TGTAATAACCGGTATAAGAATGACATTAGGAATAGATATTAAATCAACAATACTTTTAGGGCTGTCGCTTTTTATTATTACTGTTTCACTGGCAACGGGCAGAACCAATATTATGCAGGGAATTGTACTGATCGCTATATTTTTAATTTATCTTTTTATTACAATCGTACCATAAATTACTGTGTATTAATATCTAAATATAGCGATAGTTAAGGGCTGTTATTTTGGAAAACAGAGCCTTGCCATGAGGTAACTGACTGTTGATTCTGCTCCCTGATTGAGATTAATATTTTTCTCTTCAAGACCGTCATAACACCCACCTGTTGCAGGGTTATAAATAATCTGATGTAAATGATTCTTTCCTAAAAACCAACTAAAAGCATTCCTCATCATCTGCAAATATTTTTCATCCTTAAAAACCTTGTAGAATGTAGATAAGGTTAGTATGGTATAAGCAACGTCAATAGGTTGTTCACCACCAATTGGTTCAGGACTATTAATCGTTTCTTTCTGCAGCCATCCTTTGTTAGATATTACTTTAATGCCTCCCTTACTAAATGTTTTAGAAAGCAAAAACTTGAATGATTCATTGGCAACCTGTTTATACATTTCGTCCTGGGTTGTAATCCACGCACACAATAAAGCTTCAGGGAGTACGCTGTTTCCATAGGTCAGGTAGCTTTCAAACCAATGCCAGTCTTTATGTTTCTCATGCTGATACATTTTTACCAGTCTGTTAGCCAGCTTTTTCAATAATGGAATATTGTTTTCAGAGTTTTGATAATGCAATCCCTTTATAATAAAAGCCATTGCACGGGTAGAATGAATTTTATCAATAGACGGAAGACTTTTTTCAATGATGGACTCTGCTTCATCAGAAAACAGTTGTGGTAAGATTGCTTTTATAGAAAGAAGGTACCCCAATGCCCAGATTGCCCTACCATTGGAATCTTCAAGGTTGGTTTCGTAGTTTTGTTGCGCAAATTTCTTGTCTTGATTTACATAGTTGAGAAAACTACCATCTGGTTGTTGACAAAACCTTATTACATTCAGGTAGGTTGAGATTAAGCTAAGATCAGATTCATCTCTGCTTACTTCATAATGTCTGCAGGCTACAATCAAAGCACGGGCATTATCGTCCAAAGTATACCCGGAATTGATATCAGGTTTGTTGATTTTAGAAAATTGGATCATTCCAAAATCCGTTGTCATATTTTTGATATGGCTAAGATTGATGATGGGGAATGTATAGTGTAATATCATTTTGTCTTTGTTGTATTGTTGAAATAATAAGGCATGTGAAATAGATGAATTCTCCCAGGCTGTGGGAGCCATTTTTTCCAGACTATTTGATCGTAATTTTTCCTGTGCAGTTTCATTTTTCAATAATGTATTCACGGCAGCAGCAAGCTGTTCCGGAGCTTCAAAATCAATAATGATTCCCAGGTCTTCATTTAAGACTTCCAAAGCATGAGGAATAGGGGTAGAAATAATAGGGCATCCACAGCTGATGGCATAGGAAAAAGTACCGCTTACTGCCTGATTTCTGTCTTTTGAAGTGAAAAGATAGATATTGGTAAGCTGAAGATAATCTAGCAACTCATTCAAAGGCAGATATTGGTTGATAAAGTACGTATGTTTTTCCAGATGAAGCCTCTTAATAGTATCCTGTAAAAAATCACGGTACTTCTCTCCTTCATATTTAATGATACCCGGGTGCGTCTTTCCGATAATCAGAAACATTACATCCGGATTTTGGGAAACGATTTCAGGCAGAGCTTCTAATGTGGTTTCAATATTTTTCCCAGCACCCAGTAAACCAAATGTTGAAAGTACCTTTTTATCTTTAAGTCCGTATTTTTTTTTCAGTGAAATTTTATCGATAAATGGCAGCAAATGGGTACCGTGGGGTATCACTTTAATTTTATCAGATGAAATATCATAATCATTGGTAAGGATATCCGCAGAAATACCGGTCATGACAATAATGGATTTTACGAAACGGCTGATTTCTTTTACCTTTTCTTTTAATTCCGGATCGGGTTTCGGCAGAACAGTGTGAAAAGTAATGATGAGGTCTTTCTGTAAATTTTGAAGGAAAAGGAGTAATCCGTCTTGGGTTTCGTTGAAAAATCCAAATTCATGCTGGAGCATAACCAGTTGAATCCTGTTATTTTTGTTGATTTTATCAGCCAACTCTAAATAAGATATGGCATCGGATGTATTTAAGCGATATGCTGGATCTGCTTCATATTGATAATGCTCATCCTCAGTTTCCATCGGGCAGGTAGTGATGCTAAATGATTCTCTGAATTGTAACTTAAGGGATTGTATCAAATCCTGACAATAGGTTGCAATACCACATACCTTAGGAGGAAAAGTACTTATAAAGATAACTTCAGGTTTATGATAAAATGTGTTTTTATTACTTTGTACAGATCGTCTTTTTGTCTTTTCCTCCACGTCTGATTTTATATTTTTATTCATGATGATATCTGTTTTACAGTCTGACATCCTGTATTGAATAGTCAGTTATGGTGTGTACCGTAGTAATTCTTTCAGTAATTCTGAAATACTTAAAGAAGCAACAGCAATTCTTTGATCTGCTGCTCCATAGTAAACATGGAGTGTATCTCCTTCTACGATGGCTCCGGTAGGGAAGCAGACATTGTTTACTTCTCCTTTCTGTTCCCATTCTTCTTCGGGTTTGAAAAGAGGATAAGGAAGCCTTGAAATTTCCTTTTCGGGATTAACAAGATCCAGTAGGGCAGCACATGCGCTGTAAACATACCCTTCAATAGTATCATGTACACCATGGTAGATCAAAAGCCATCCATGCTTGGTTTCTATAGGAGGGCACCCTCCGCCAATATAGCTTACTTCATGCTCATATTTAGGAGATAATACAATATGTTCTTTAAAGTGAAGGAAGTAATCTTTCCAGAAATCTGGATTCAAATCTTCAATGCTTTCTATACTTGCAATTTGGATGTCAGGTCTTATGCGATGAAGAAAATAAAGCTTACCGTTAATTCTTCTTGGGAAAAATATGACATTTTTGTCCCAAAGAAAGATCTCTTTATCTTTTTTATGAGCAGATGGGAGTTTGTTGAAACGTTTGTATTTTTCTCCTATTTCACCTTGGGACTCCGATAAAAATCTAAACTTGTTATAGGGAATTTTGGGAACAATTATCCCCTGTTTTTGCCATGAAGTAAGATCCTCTGATACGGCAAGTGTTCCCAATGCGTTAACCCCATCATAACTTGTATAGGTAATATAAAATAAATGATCAATTTTTACGATTCTTGGATCTTCAACCCCATGCTTTTCATATTCAAACTCGGGAATGATCACCGGAATGCTCAATCTTGTTTCTATGGTCTTATAATCTGATAATATACAGTATCCGATACTGGAGAAATTATTTCTGGCAAGAGCCCTGTAGAACAAGTGTATTTTTCCTCTATCCTGAATGACAGCAGGGTTTAAAACACCTTCACTCTCAAAGTCTAATGCCGTTTTTCTGAGTATAATTCCGTCTCGTTTTACAGGTACCACTTAGTTTACGTTATTTCGGGCTTCTTGTTCCTTTCCTCTTCGTTTACTCATTTTAGCCTCCCGTTTCTCTTTTGCGGATTTTGCGGGTGGAGTTTTATCTGATTTCTTTTTTCCGTCTTTTTCTTTTGACATTGTAATTTTTTTTTGTTATCTGTAAATTTCAATCATTAAAAAAGGAAAGCTTTGCAATTGTCTTTTAATTTGTTGTATAAATCATAGATATTTCGGATTTAATAGACTAACTTTGGATAAATCGCTGTTAATGAAATAATTGACGGATGTAAACAGTAAGGGAGATGAAGTTGTATATAAAATATATGGTAAGTTTGCGCTGCAAAATGGTTGTCCATCAGGAATTGGAAAAACTGGGCATTAAAAATGCTGTTGTAGATTTGGGAACAGTAGAATTATTGGATGAAATTAGCCCGGAACAAAGACAGATTCTTAAAGAAAATTTACTGAAAACCGGACTTGAGGTTTTAGATAATAAAAAAAGTATCCTGATAGAGAAAATAAAGAATGTAGTGATCGAAATGATTCATTATTCAGGTGAACTTCCAAAAGAAAATTTCTCAGATTATATAAGCGAAAAATTAGGATATGACTATACTTATCTTGCGAATACCTTTTCTGAAGTGAAAGGAATGACACTCCAGCATTTTATCATTATTAATAAAGTAGAAAAGGTAAAAGAACTGCTGTTGTATGACGAACTGAATCTTACAGAAATTTCTTACAAACTTAACTACAGCAGTGTGGCTCACCTTTCTAACCAGTTTAAAAAGATCACAGGGCTTTCTCCTTCATTTTATAAGCAGTTGAAACAAAGACGTCTTGGCAATCTGGAAGACTTATAAAAGGTGTGATATATGTAAGATTATTCCGGATATATATAGTGTAGTCTATACTGAAACAGCCATCTTTGTAGTATAATAATCAGGAATTTATCAGATCCATTAAAGTTTATATCACCATAAATAATGCAAATTTTAGACTGGAAAATATAGCGAGCAGTTGAAAGTATACATCATACATAATGCTGGTCTCCGGTATTAGAAAACATTGTAGTAGTAAAAAAGACTGGGGAAAACGAATATACACCATGATAAAATTAATAGACTTAGGGATTCTCAACTTTAATAATGAGCTTATTAAAATCTCTGTAAAATAGGTAAATCTGTTTTCAGAAGGTTTTAATTAATTAAGGATAGGAACCTCTGGTTTCTGTCCTTTTTAATCCTATTGATATATAATACATTTCATCAACTGAATCCACAAAAAAATCTGTTTGATTCGTGATTAAACACGTGTTTAAATATAAAACAGACTTTCTTATTATCATCTTAATGTTAGAAGTCATGAAAACAATACATCTTTTTCAATTTAAGAATTCCATTTCCTTAAAACATCCTTTTTTTAAGGAAGAATGCAGATTAGATAATTTAAATGATTTAATGGCTTATGATCTTATGAACACTGAAAAAATGATTGAGTTCATTATTGAGGTTCATGATGATTTTATTTTTGAGGATATGACCAGAGAAGATCTTTTGTCAATGTGCGGAAATGCAAAGGAAATGATTGAGCATTATTTTGTAACGACCATGAATGACTATGACGTTATCTGAGCATTGATTTCAGCAGCGTAAAAAGTTTTTAAAACAACATTAAATATTAGATGTCATGAAATTTCAGCAAAATTTACTTGATTATATCAGTACTTCACTCATTACAATGAATGAAACAGTATCTATAGCAGAAAGCGTAACTTCGGGATTAATACAGTTGGCTTTTTCCCAGATGCCTAATGCAAAACTGTTTTACAAAGGAGGGATAACGACTTTTACAGTACCTGAAAAAGTTAACTTTTTAGATATCAACAGGATTGAAGTTGAAGAAAATGGCTTCGAGACCCCAAAAATGGCTGATTCAATGGCTGTAAAGGTCGCTGAATCATTTGGAACAGATTGGGGAATTGCATCTACAGGATATGCTGCATCTGTAAGAAATTCAGGGTTTAAAGTGTATTCATTTTGCTCATTCTGCTATAAAGGCGAGATTGTTCTTTCTAAACGCATAGAGCTTCATAATAAGACTCAGGCATTAGATTCGCAGTTATATTATACTGAATTTATTTTAGGGTGTTATAAAAGTGCACTTAACCAAATCTTAATTTAACAGTTAATATTTCTGTTCTGTT
The nucleotide sequence above comes from Chryseobacterium sp. 7. Encoded proteins:
- a CDS encoding pesticidal protein Cry7Aa; the protein is MVPVKRDGIILRKTALDFESEGVLNPAVIQDRGKIHLFYRALARNNFSSIGYCILSDYKTIETRLSIPVIIPEFEYEKHGVEDPRIVKIDHLFYITYTSYDGVNALGTLAVSEDLTSWQKQGIIVPKIPYNKFRFLSESQGEIGEKYKRFNKLPSAHKKDKEIFLWDKNVIFFPRRINGKLYFLHRIRPDIQIASIESIEDLNPDFWKDYFLHFKEHIVLSPKYEHEVSYIGGGCPPIETKHGWLLIYHGVHDTIEGYVYSACAALLDLVNPEKEISRLPYPLFKPEEEWEQKGEVNNVCFPTGAIVEGDTLHVYYGAADQRIAVASLSISELLKELLRYTP
- a CDS encoding helix-turn-helix domain-containing protein; protein product: MKLYIKYMVSLRCKMVVHQELEKLGIKNAVVDLGTVELLDEISPEQRQILKENLLKTGLEVLDNKKSILIEKIKNVVIEMIHYSGELPKENFSDYISEKLGYDYTYLANTFSEVKGMTLQHFIIINKVEKVKELLLYDELNLTEISYKLNYSSVAHLSNQFKKITGLSPSFYKQLKQRRLGNLEDL
- a CDS encoding CinA family protein produces the protein MKFQQNLLDYISTSLITMNETVSIAESVTSGLIQLAFSQMPNAKLFYKGGITTFTVPEKVNFLDINRIEVEENGFETPKMADSMAVKVAESFGTDWGIASTGYAASVRNSGFKVYSFCSFCYKGEIVLSKRIELHNKTQALDSQLYYTEFILGCYKSALNQILI
- a CDS encoding heme oxygenase: MKTIHLFQFKNSISLKHPFFKEECRLDNLNDLMAYDLMNTEKMIEFIIEVHDDFIFEDMTREDLLSMCGNAKEMIEHYFVTTMNDYDVI
- a CDS encoding glycosyltransferase, with amino-acid sequence MNKNIKSDVEEKTKRRSVQSNKNTFYHKPEVIFISTFPPKVCGIATYCQDLIQSLKLQFRESFSITTCPMETEDEHYQYEADPAYRLNTSDAISYLELADKINKNNRIQLVMLQHEFGFFNETQDGLLLFLQNLQKDLIITFHTVLPKPDPELKEKVKEISRFVKSIIVMTGISADILTNDYDISSDKIKVIPHGTHLLPFIDKISLKKKYGLKDKKVLSTFGLLGAGKNIETTLEALPEIVSQNPDVMFLIIGKTHPGIIKYEGEKYRDFLQDTIKRLHLEKHTYFINQYLPLNELLDYLQLTNIYLFTSKDRNQAVSGTFSYAISCGCPIISTPIPHALEVLNEDLGIIIDFEAPEQLAAAVNTLLKNETAQEKLRSNSLEKMAPTAWENSSISHALLFQQYNKDKMILHYTFPIINLSHIKNMTTDFGMIQFSKINKPDINSGYTLDDNARALIVACRHYEVSRDESDLSLISTYLNVIRFCQQPDGSFLNYVNQDKKFAQQNYETNLEDSNGRAIWALGYLLSIKAILPQLFSDEAESIIEKSLPSIDKIHSTRAMAFIIKGLHYQNSENNIPLLKKLANRLVKMYQHEKHKDWHWFESYLTYGNSVLPEALLCAWITTQDEMYKQVANESFKFLLSKTFSKGGIKVISNKGWLQKETINSPEPIGGEQPIDVAYTILTLSTFYKVFKDEKYLQMMRNAFSWFLGKNHLHQIIYNPATGGCYDGLEEKNINLNQGAESTVSYLMARLCFPK